In Cottoperca gobio chromosome 1, fCotGob3.1, whole genome shotgun sequence, a genomic segment contains:
- the dpcd gene encoding protein DPCD, with protein MAVQSWTDILKSSKKTALIHDGKRKIHYLFTDGKEMSEEYDLKTDDLIVRKWCLKSTLGAQGQWQVEVGEPPVSPVTSSDSEVIKENCSNPLLMRKDTKTSFQWRIRNLPYPKDVFSVSAQPSERCIIVKTSNKKYYKKFSITDLDRNELPLDNSSLSFTHANNTLIVSYKKPKEILTLEQELLKELKKLKGTGEGDVDCKTQ; from the exons ATGGCTGTGCAAAGTTGGACTGAtatcctaaaatcatcaaagaaaacagcctTGATACACGATG gaaaAAGGAAGATCCACTACCTCTTTACAGATGGAAAAGAAATGTCAGAAGAGTATGACTTGAAAACAGATGACCTCATTG TACGAAAGTGGTGTCTTAAAAGCACACTTGGAGCTCAGGGCCAATGGCAGGTGGAGGTCGGGGAGCCACCTGTGAGCCCTGTCACTTCTTCGGATTCAGAGGTGATCAAGGAGAACTGCTCCAAT CCTCTGCTCATGCGTAAAGACACAAAGACCAGCTTTCAGTGGAGAATCCGCAACCTTCCCTACCCCAAAGATGTCTTCAGTGTTTCTGCGCAGCCGTCTGAGAGATGCATCATCGTAAAAACGTCAAACAAAAA GTATTATAAGAAGTTCAGTATTACTGATTTAGATCGCAATGAGCTGCCATTGGACAACTCCTCCCTCAGCTTCACTCACGCCAACAACACTTTAATTGTCAGC TACAAGAAACCCAAGGAGATCTTAACCCTTGAACAGGAGCTACTGAAGGAGCTGAAGAAACTGAAGGGGACCGGCGAAGGGGATGTCGACTGCAAAACTCAGTGA
- the poll gene encoding DNA polymerase lambda gives MDPRHGIMKAFPKVKRTRVLQGKNAPPVKKKPEECDVTGNSFNGVTVYILPAGIGSARCQIFQRQIQQNGGQTESSLCPSVTHVVVDDNMDRDRALRLLKLDCMPSGVQLVKCNWLSLCISEKQLLDVDSYSLLLPKRESETQCDNVKEELHNVKPAAEAAVEPSKQETTYTTVPDTQEEVQGEEDGVSQSDLEALLRGQHPKEETPGPSLNPGPESAAREVTLGKWVCAQSSQSKSNNFNKHITDKLEVLAKAYTHQGDKWRALGYSKAVNALKSYHKPITSYQEACQIPGIGKRMADKIDEIMESGHLRKLDHLGEAVPVLELFTNIWGAGTKTAQLWYQQGFRTLEDIRTKAHLSNTQKIGLKHYDDLLDRMPREEAADIEKVVRDAAQAIDPGLVSMACGSYRRGKATCGDVDILISHPDGKSHKGVFSKVLQSLWDSGFLTDDPVSHEEKGQQKKYMGVCRLPGHRHRRLDIIVVPHNEFACALMYFTGSAHFNRSLRAMAKTKRMSLSEHSLNKDVVRQGSLKVYGGTPFATLTEMDVFSVLGIPYRQPHERDW, from the exons ATGGATCCTCGTCACGGGATTATGAAAGCCTTTCCAAAAGTTAAAAGGACCAGAGTGTTGCAAGGAAAGAATGCCCCCCCAGTAAAGAAGAAACCTGAAGAATGTGATGTCACAg GAAACTCTTTTAATGGTGTCACAGTGTACATCCTGCCTGCTGGAATAGGAAGTGCCAGATGCCAGATCTTTCAAAGGCAAATTCAGCAGAATGGAGGACAGACGGAGAGTTCACTGTGTCCCAGCGTCACCCATGTTGTTGTGGATGACAACATGGACCGTGACCGGGCCCTGCGCTTACTGAAACTGGATTGTATGCCCTCTGGAGTCCAACTAGTGAAATGCAATTGGTTGAGCTTGTGCATCAGTGAAAAACAACTGCTGGATGTTGACAGCTACAGCCTTCTGTTACCCAAGAG GGAATCTGAAACACAGTGTGACAACGTTAAAGAAGAGCTTCACAATGTCAAGCCTGCTGCAGAAGCTGCTGTAGAGCCAAGCAAGCAAGAGACCACATACACG ACGGTCCCAGACACTCAAGAGGAAGtgcaaggagaagaagacggcGTCTCTCAGAGTGACCTGGAAGCTCTCCTCCGTGGCCAGCACCCCAAAGAGGAGACTCCTGGCCCCAGCCTCAACCCCGGTCCAGAGTCTGCCGCTCGAGAGGTGACCTTGGGGAAGTGGGTCTGTGCCCAGTCCTCTCAGTCCAAAAGTAATAACTTCAACAAGCACATCACTGACAAACTAGAAGTGCTGGCCAAGGCCTACACACACCAGGGGGACAAGTGGAGGGCGCTGGGCTACTCCAAGGCTGTCAACGCACTGAAGAGTTACCACAAGCCTATTACATCATATCAG gAGGCTTGTCAGATCCCGGGAATTGGAAAACGCATGGCGGACAAAATTGATGAGATCATGGAGAGCGGTCACCTGCGGAAGCTAGACCACCTCGGGGAGGCTGTGCCGGTACTGGAGCTTTTTACCAACATCTGGGGGGCAGGGACTAAAACTGCACAGCTGTGGTACCAACAA GGATTTCGCACGCTGGAGGACATCCGCACAAAAGCCCACCTCAGCAACACTCAGAAAATAGGACTCAAGCACTACGACGACCTACTTGACCGAATGCCcagagaagaagcagcagacaTAGAGAAAGTG GTGAGGGATGCTGCCCAGGCTATAGACCCAGGCCTGGTGTCGATGGCATGTGGCTCCTACCGTCGCGGAAAGGCCACGTGTGGAGATGTTGACATACTTATATCCCATCCTGATGGCAAGTCTCACAAGGGCGTGTTCAGCAAAGTGTTACAGAGCCTCTGGGACAGTG GGTTTTTGACAGACGACCCGGTGAGCCACGAGGAGAAAGGACAGCAGAAGAAATACATGGGCGTGTGTCGTTTGCCAGGCCACCGCCATCGCAGGCTGGACATCATCGTCGTGCCCCACAATGAGTTTGCCTGTGCTCTTATGTATTTCACCGGTTCGGCACATTTCAACCGTTCATTAAGAGCCATggcaaagacaaaaagaatgAGCTTATCGGAGCACTCGCTGAACAAAGATGTGGTGCGTCAGGGTAGCTTGAAGGTGTATGGCGGCACTCCATTTGCTACACTGACAGAGATGgatgtttttagtgttttaggCATACCATACAGACAGCCTCATGAAAGAGACTGGTGA
- the wbp1lb gene encoding WW domain binding protein 1-like b isoform X1, whose translation MKDVCSALKMGLFLHAVGSVTPTESAADRSLLHCEGVNNQSYSCESGHCCGESQCCSYYYELWWFWLVWAIIFILSCCCVCHHRRTKQRLQQQQRQHEINLIAYREAHNYPSVPFFFRFLPNYLLPDYEEVVNRPPTPPPPYSALHTGPSSVATSPLAPELQEGHCQTIQPTPVPPVSDSLCCRPRTEEPQPPTLDLRPKPDNKPLQTAQESGVILLSDGLNREGLTSQEKRSGSGDDSCKDPLLKEPSEGSSEDKDRLPNGRRRRFTGDSGIEVCVCGTRGSSSFSGAGGTGQEDKKLRELESLLGHEGVDEEEEEEEEEEEEEAGDFCDSCNHQTSFGAEEEQAPGGLERRVARGPPQPANQTSSAALHPPVCLLLHTINEQEGPHLSTSTEPQG comes from the exons ATGAAAGACGTATGTTCGGCTCTCAAAATGGGATTGTTTTTGCACGCTGTTGGCTCTGTCACCCCCACCGAGTCCGCAGCAGACCGG AGCCTACTGCACTGTGAAGGTGTGAACAACCAGAGCTACAGCTGTGAGTCCGGACACTGCTGCGGGGAGTCTCAGTGCTGCAGCTACTACTATGAGCTCTGGT GGTTTTGGTTGGTGTGGGCGATCATCTTCATTTTGAGCTGCTGCTGCGTGTGTCACCATCGCCGCACCAAACAACgtctgcagcagcaacaacggCAGCACGAGATCAACCTCATCGCTTACCGCGAAGCACACAACTACCCCTCTGTGCCCTTCTTCTTCA GGTTTCTGCCAAACTACCTCCTGCCGGACTATGAAGAGGTGGTCAACAGGCCTCCGACTCCTCCCCCTCCCTACAGTGCCTTACACACAGGCCCATCCTCAGTGGCTACTAGCCCACTGGCTCCTGAGCTGCAGGAGGGACACTGTCAAACCATCCAGCCCACTCCGGTGCCCCCGGTCTCTGACAGTCTGTGTTGCAGACCCCGCACAGAGGAACCACAACCCCCCACCTTAGACTTGAGGCCAAAGCCTGACAACAAGCCCCTGCAGACAGCACAAGAGTCCGGCGTGATTCTGCTGTCCGATGGGCTCAATAGGGAGGGACTTACCAGCCAGGAGAAAAGAAGTGGAAGCGGGGACGACTCCTGTAAGGACCCCCTGCTGAAGGAGCCGTCGGAGGGTTCCTCTGAGGACAAAGATCGGCTCCCCAACGGACGGAGGAGGCGATTCACAGGGGACTCTGGgattgaggtgtgtgtgtgcggcacGCGAGGGAGCAGCAGTTTTAGTGGAGCTGGAGGGACAGGCCAGGAAGACAAGAAGTTGAGGGAGCTAGAGAGCCTGCTGGGGCACGAGGGAgtagacgaggaggaggaggaggaggaggaggaggaggaggaggaggcgggcgACTTCTGCGACAGCTGCAACCATCAAACCTCCTTCGgtgcagaggaggagcaggcgCCGGGCGGGCTGGAGAGGCGGGTCGCACGTGGGCCTCCTCAGCCGGCTAACCAGACAAGCAGCGCCGCACTCCACCCTCCAGTGTGCCTCCTCCTGCACACCATCAACGAGCAGGAGGGGCCGCACCTCAGCACCAGCACTGAGCCGCAGGGCTGA
- the wbp1lb gene encoding WW domain binding protein 1-like b isoform X2, with protein MHRNLGPSLSLLHCEGVNNQSYSCESGHCCGESQCCSYYYELWWFWLVWAIIFILSCCCVCHHRRTKQRLQQQQRQHEINLIAYREAHNYPSVPFFFRFLPNYLLPDYEEVVNRPPTPPPPYSALHTGPSSVATSPLAPELQEGHCQTIQPTPVPPVSDSLCCRPRTEEPQPPTLDLRPKPDNKPLQTAQESGVILLSDGLNREGLTSQEKRSGSGDDSCKDPLLKEPSEGSSEDKDRLPNGRRRRFTGDSGIEVCVCGTRGSSSFSGAGGTGQEDKKLRELESLLGHEGVDEEEEEEEEEEEEEAGDFCDSCNHQTSFGAEEEQAPGGLERRVARGPPQPANQTSSAALHPPVCLLLHTINEQEGPHLSTSTEPQG; from the exons atgcaTCGCAATCTGGGACCTTCACTG AGCCTACTGCACTGTGAAGGTGTGAACAACCAGAGCTACAGCTGTGAGTCCGGACACTGCTGCGGGGAGTCTCAGTGCTGCAGCTACTACTATGAGCTCTGGT GGTTTTGGTTGGTGTGGGCGATCATCTTCATTTTGAGCTGCTGCTGCGTGTGTCACCATCGCCGCACCAAACAACgtctgcagcagcaacaacggCAGCACGAGATCAACCTCATCGCTTACCGCGAAGCACACAACTACCCCTCTGTGCCCTTCTTCTTCA GGTTTCTGCCAAACTACCTCCTGCCGGACTATGAAGAGGTGGTCAACAGGCCTCCGACTCCTCCCCCTCCCTACAGTGCCTTACACACAGGCCCATCCTCAGTGGCTACTAGCCCACTGGCTCCTGAGCTGCAGGAGGGACACTGTCAAACCATCCAGCCCACTCCGGTGCCCCCGGTCTCTGACAGTCTGTGTTGCAGACCCCGCACAGAGGAACCACAACCCCCCACCTTAGACTTGAGGCCAAAGCCTGACAACAAGCCCCTGCAGACAGCACAAGAGTCCGGCGTGATTCTGCTGTCCGATGGGCTCAATAGGGAGGGACTTACCAGCCAGGAGAAAAGAAGTGGAAGCGGGGACGACTCCTGTAAGGACCCCCTGCTGAAGGAGCCGTCGGAGGGTTCCTCTGAGGACAAAGATCGGCTCCCCAACGGACGGAGGAGGCGATTCACAGGGGACTCTGGgattgaggtgtgtgtgtgcggcacGCGAGGGAGCAGCAGTTTTAGTGGAGCTGGAGGGACAGGCCAGGAAGACAAGAAGTTGAGGGAGCTAGAGAGCCTGCTGGGGCACGAGGGAgtagacgaggaggaggaggaggaggaggaggaggaggaggaggaggcgggcgACTTCTGCGACAGCTGCAACCATCAAACCTCCTTCGgtgcagaggaggagcaggcgCCGGGCGGGCTGGAGAGGCGGGTCGCACGTGGGCCTCCTCAGCCGGCTAACCAGACAAGCAGCGCCGCACTCCACCCTCCAGTGTGCCTCCTCCTGCACACCATCAACGAGCAGGAGGGGCCGCACCTCAGCACCAGCACTGAGCCGCAGGGCTGA